A genomic region of Nerophis lumbriciformis linkage group LG28, RoL_Nlum_v2.1, whole genome shotgun sequence contains the following coding sequences:
- the LOC133570857 gene encoding guanine nucleotide-binding protein G(i) subunit alpha-2-like isoform X2 produces MKIIHEDGYSEDECKQYCAVVYSNTIQSIMAIVKAMVSLNIDYSSSGRLDDAQQLFALSAAAEEQGIFPDDLANVIKRLWADGGIQSCFARSREYQLNDSAAYYLNDLERITTADYIPTQQDVLRTRVKTTGIVETHFTFKELHFKMFDVGGQRSERKKWIHCFEGVTAIIFCVALSAYDLVLAEDEEMNRMHESMKLFDSICNNKWFTETSIILFLNKKDLFEDKITSSPLSICFPEYTGANKFEEAASYIQSKFEELNKKKDTKEIYTHFTCATDTKNVQFVFDAVTDVIIKNNLKDCGLF; encoded by the exons GATCATCCACGAGGACGGCTACTCGGAAGACGAGTGTAAGCAGTATTGCGCTGTGGTTTACAGTAACACCATTCAGTCCATCATGGCCATCGTTAAAGCCATGGTCAGCCTCAACATTGACTACAGCAGCTCTGGCAGGCTG GACGACGCCCAGCAGCTCTTTGCTTTGTCCGCCGCTGCTGAGGAGCAAGGCATCTTTCCTGACGACTTGGCCAACGTGATCAAGCGATTGTGGGCCGACGGCGGCATCCAGAGCTGCTTTGCTCGCTCGCGAGAATACCAGCTCAACGACTCGGCGGCATA TTACCTGAACGACTTGGAGAGGATCACCACAGCAGATTACATTCCCACACAGCAGGATGTGTTGCGCACTCGTGTCAAAACTACTGGAATTGTAGAAACTCACTTCACCTTCAAGGAGCTGCACTTCAA GATGTTTGATGTTGGAGGTCAGCGTTCCGAGAGGAAGAAGTGGATTCACTGTTTCGAGGGAGTCACTGCCATTATCTTCTGCGTTGCGTTGAGTGCGTACGACCTAGTGCTGGCTGAGGATGAGGAAATG AATCGCATGCATGAAAGCATGAAGCTGTTTGACTCCATCTGCAACAACAAGTGGTTCACCGAGACCTCCATCATCCTCTTCCTAAACAAAAAGGACCTCTTTGAGGACAAGATTACGAGTAGCCCCCTCTCTATCTGCTTCCCAGAGTACACAG GCGCCAACAAGTTTGAGGAGGCGGCGAGCTACATTCAGAGCAAGTTTGAGGAGCTGAACAAGAAGAAGGACACCAAGGAGATCTACACACACTTCACGTGTGCCACAGACACCAAAAACGTGCAGTTTGTCTTCGATGCCGTCACAGACGTCATCATCAAAAACAACCTGAAAGACTGCGGCCTCTTCTGA
- the LOC133570736 gene encoding PAK4-inhibitor inka2-like, producing the protein MLCVRHSSDRGHVMASRPRPLSEPCVRSSFVATRHCRQGVQQQERLSCQRMSEVNAYDSACCLANPPEEEGEGEEDGERWTQGFPGSVDFDSGYSEASWQDEGVVLRRARNVRVSSSACLRTNTGPAGRVRPKSTSDACLERWTSFEASEPEDWTASLLSRSRNRQPLVLGDNSFADLIKNWMDLPECPDQVELKPSVGRRLAKDILVNMRRRLASVSKSVEMRPRTAESTQAGRTTDAPKRMSCPVGHPRLKPFFHQSHTGLHALHSDWHHFTALMKTGSRQPIICNDIITYI; encoded by the exons ATG TTGTGTGTGCGACACTCCAGTGACCGCGGTCACGTGATGGCGAGCAGGCCGAGGCCGCTGAGCGAGCCGTGTGTCCGCTCCTCCTTCGTGGCCACGCGTCACTGCAGGCAAGGAGTTCAGCAGCAGGAGCGACTGTCCTGTCAGCGCATGTCCGAGGTCAACGCTTACGACTCGGCCTGCTGCCTCGCCAACCCTCCGGAGGAAGAAGGCGAAGGCGAGGAAGACGGCGAGCGATGGACTCAAGGCTTCCCCGGCAGCGTGGACTTTGATTCTGGCTACTCGGAGGCCTCTTGGCAGGACGAAGGTGTGGTTCTGAGACGGGCAAGAAACGTCAGGGTGTCCTCGTCCGCCTGCCTGCGCACAAACACGGGCCCTGCGGGCCGGGTGCGCCCCAAATCCACTTCTGACGCCTGCTTGGAGCGCTGGACATCCTTCGAGGCCAGCGAGCCGGAGGACTGGACGGCGTCCTTGCTGAGCCGCAGCCGGAACAGACAGCCTCTGGTTCTGGGGGACAACAGTTTTGCAGATCTGATCAAGAACTGGATGGACCTCCCAGAGTGTCCGGACCAGGTGGAACTAAAGCCCAGCGTTGGGCGACGTCTGGCCAAAGACATTTTAGTCAACATGAGGCGCAGACTGGCGAGCGTGTCCAAAAGTGTGGAGATGAGGCCCAGGACAGCAGAGTCCACTCAGGCGGGACGGACTACTGACGCCCCCAAGCGCATGTCCTGCCCTGTGGGACACCCACGTCTCAAACCTTTCTTCCACCAGTCTCACACGGGCCTTCACGCGCTCCACTCAGACTGGCATCATTTCACCGCCCTCATGAAGACGGGCAGTCGACAGCCCATAATATGCAACGACATCATCACCTACATATGA